The Saccharopolyspora gloriosae genome has a segment encoding these proteins:
- a CDS encoding nucleoside deaminase: protein MSTETDSPATTEARWVAEAVALATGSVDDGGGPFGALVLRDDRLIATGTNLVTSDLDPTAHAEVTAIRRACLRLDTFSLDGCVLISSCEPCPMCLGAALWSRVDRVVYAAGREDAARGGFDDRAFHDLFRNPDQPWPTAVQQIELADRNAPFDRWRAKPDRVDY from the coding sequence GTGTCCACCGAAACCGACTCCCCCGCCACGACCGAGGCCCGCTGGGTCGCGGAAGCCGTCGCACTGGCCACCGGCAGCGTCGACGACGGCGGCGGCCCCTTCGGCGCCCTGGTGTTGCGCGACGACCGGCTCATCGCCACCGGTACGAACCTCGTCACCTCCGACCTCGACCCCACCGCGCACGCCGAAGTGACCGCCATCCGCCGCGCATGCCTGCGACTCGACACGTTCAGCCTCGACGGCTGCGTGCTCATCAGCTCCTGCGAGCCGTGCCCGATGTGCCTCGGCGCCGCCCTGTGGTCACGAGTGGACCGCGTCGTCTACGCCGCAGGCCGGGAAGACGCCGCACGCGGCGGATTCGACGACCGCGCGTTCCACGACCTGTTCCGCAACCCCGACCAGCCCTGGCCCACCGCGGTGCAGCAGATCGAACTCGCGGACCGCAACGCGCCGTTCGATCGGTGGCGCGCGAAACCCGACCGCGTGGATTACTGA